The Sulfurimonas hydrogeniphila genome includes a window with the following:
- a CDS encoding bifunctional diguanylate cyclase/phosphodiesterase: MALPIFALILAFIFHTLISNYTTLEISFYIEAVLLLLVSIYFIFFLIYKGFDVKITDSVTKTFSREYLYQYLQKEIKQKKEYTLILISIDNLNDINSLYGLKNGDKVLKYVVDWITEYLKKEGIENFPIGHIKGGDFIIGLDGAKDRYSTLLELICLKSNDLNVDDIEIKISGAMTDTSYSKDLNYLIENLFDLQNKNKNMKYKEEESINPNELELLVIDAIENKNLLIMSQAVYNNKNDAVFRECYIKLKGQNKKIIHPKTYLKVINKLGLGVSFDLMVLEEILKNCQYRENIYAINVLPTSLRNDKFLSKTKELLKEYSDKKIMFVLSEMQYYSYISRYNSIIKSLKAFGVLIAIDRLGSLHTSFLYLRELNIDVVRFDTYYSNKEKLFHNRNIIDGFTVMAHEKGVKTWIKNIEDKEVYTVAKEMKIDYLEGKYLSEIETVVN, from the coding sequence ATGGCTTTACCTATCTTTGCTCTTATACTTGCCTTTATTTTTCATACACTTATCAGTAATTACACTACACTTGAAATATCATTTTATATAGAAGCTGTTTTACTTTTACTTGTCAGTATCTACTTTATTTTTTTTCTTATATACAAAGGATTTGATGTAAAAATAACAGACAGTGTAACAAAAACATTCAGCAGAGAATACCTGTATCAATATTTGCAAAAAGAGATAAAACAAAAAAAAGAGTATACGCTGATTCTTATCAGTATAGATAATTTAAATGATATAAATTCTCTTTACGGATTAAAAAACGGAGATAAAGTTTTAAAGTATGTTGTTGATTGGATAACAGAGTATTTAAAAAAAGAAGGGATTGAAAATTTTCCTATTGGTCACATTAAAGGCGGTGATTTTATCATAGGACTTGATGGAGCAAAAGACAGATACAGCACTTTGCTAGAACTTATATGTTTAAAATCCAATGATTTGAATGTGGATGATATAGAGATAAAAATATCAGGAGCCATGACAGATACGAGTTATTCAAAAGATTTAAATTACCTCATAGAAAACCTTTTTGATCTTCAAAATAAAAACAAAAATATGAAATACAAAGAAGAAGAGAGTATCAATCCAAATGAATTGGAATTATTGGTCATTGATGCTATTGAAAATAAAAATCTTCTTATTATGTCACAGGCAGTTTACAACAATAAAAATGATGCAGTCTTTAGAGAATGTTATATTAAACTCAAAGGACAAAACAAAAAAATAATTCATCCAAAAACATATTTAAAAGTTATCAATAAACTGGGACTCGGTGTGAGTTTTGATTTGATGGTCTTAGAAGAAATTTTAAAAAACTGCCAATACAGAGAAAATATTTACGCAATCAATGTTTTGCCTACATCATTGAGAAATGACAAATTCCTTTCAAAAACAAAAGAACTTTTAAAAGAATATTCTGACAAGAAAATAATGTTTGTTTTAAGTGAAATGCAGTATTATTCTTATATAAGCAGATATAATAGTATAATAAAATCATTAAAAGCTTTTGGTGTCCTTATAGCCATAGACAGATTAGGTTCACTGCATACAAGTTTTTTATATTTAAGAGAATTAAATATTGATGTAGTCCGATTTGATACCTATTATTCAAATAAAGAAAAACTATTTCACAATCGTAATATAATTGATGGTTTTACTGTTATGGCTCATGAAAAAGGTGTAAAAACCTGGATAAAAAATATAGAAGATAAAGAAGTTTACACGGTTGCCAAAGAGATGAAAATTGATTATCTCGAAGGAAAATATCTCTCAGAAATTGAAACTGTTGTAAACTAA